GGATGAAGCAAAAGAAGACGCAGCACAGGCGATTGCTGATTTGAAGTCGCTTGGAATCAAACAGACGGTGATGCTGACAGGTGATTCAAAACAAACGGGAGATATGGTCGGAAAACAGCTGGGCATCGACGAGGTATATGCGGAGCTCTTGCCGCAGGATAAAGTCGCGCAGGTCGAAGCATTAGAAGCCAAGCTATCGCCAAATGAAAAACTCATTTTTGTCGGTGACGGCATCAATGATACGCCGGTGCTTGCGCGCGCGGATATTGGAGCGGCCATGGGCGGCCTTGGCTCAGACGCCGCTGTAGAAGCAGCAGACGTCGTGCTCATGACAGATCAGCCTTCAAAAATAGCCGAAGCGATTCGGATTGCCAAACGGACACGGCGGATCGTATGGCAAAACATCAGCTTTGCTTTAGGCGTGAAAGCGATCTTTCTCATTCTCGGAGCATTCGGAATTGCAACCATGTGGGAAGCGGTTTTCTCAGATGTCGGCGTTACGCTGCTCGCTGTGGCAAACGCCATGCGCGTCATGCGTCTCAAAAACAGTTAAATTGTCGGAGAGAATTCATTTTTTCGGGGTTTTCTTATCAGCGCTTGTCTTGTTAAAATAAAGAAGTGGGTCAATTGCGATCCGCTTCTTTTTTATAATTTTAAAACGATGAGGTGTCGGAGTGAAAAAGAAACAGCAGTCTTCTGCGAAATTCGCGGTCATCCTTACGGTTGTGGTTGTTGTCTTGCTAGCAGCCATTGTCATGATTAATAACAAAACGGAACAAGGCAATGAAGCGGTTTCCGGACAGCCGTCTATCAAAGGCCAGCCTGTGCTCGGCAAGGATGATGCACCGGTAACTGTAGTTGAATTCGGAGATTACAAATGTCCGTCCTGTAAAATGTTTAACAGTGACATCTTCCCAAAAATACAAAAAGACTTTATTGATAAGGGCGATGTGAAATTTTCATTCGTGAACGTCATGTTTCATGGAAAAGGTTCAAGATTAGCGGCTCTCGCGTCAGAAGAAGTATGGAAAGAAGATCCTGACTCTTTCTGGGCATTCCATGAAAAGCTGTTCGATAAACAGCCGGATACAGGACAGGAGTGGGTGA
The Bacillus vallismortis genome window above contains:
- a CDS encoding DsbA family protein translates to MKKKQQSSAKFAVILTVVVVVLLAAIVMINNKTEQGNEAVSGQPSIKGQPVLGKDDAPVTVVEFGDYKCPSCKMFNSDIFPKIQKDFIDKGDVKFSFVNVMFHGKGSRLAALASEEVWKEDPDSFWAFHEKLFDKQPDTGQEWVTPGVLGDLAKSTTKVNPETLKDNLDKETFASQVERDSELNQKMNIKATPTIYVNDKVIKKFADYDEIKETIEKELKGK